One genomic region from Quercus robur chromosome 4, dhQueRobu3.1, whole genome shotgun sequence encodes:
- the LOC126722421 gene encoding uncharacterized protein LOC126722421 gives MSIPRTLSREEEAELARSNKKVKDYHHAGFNEGSRESSPTPGQQSSGSFARASFKEKLVGEMPGAYVNAFDFESLMEEDDFSDGEGSEATGQIPEGWVTVKLTKETRRRISGPLSKAIIVKLIGRTNSLIYMRTKLSQMWRPSSRMDCVDLGYGFFLVRFFAKEDLDNVLRRGPWFIGDQFLSIRPWEPFFKPSTANVSLIAVWIRLGELPFELYEAEVLKQIGESIGKVLRIDSHTAMEARGKYARLCIQIDINKPLVNTILIGRFEQVVTYEGIQSLCFSCGRLGHKVEACPDTIRKGKEKMGSEKMGSEEAVVAPDGRDGTSRESHVGHSTTANKDSTEVREESKPDGQYGPWMVVSRRTNGRKGTRANFNTEGTGNSGRNSAA, from the coding sequence atgagtaTCCCACGTACTCTCTCTAGGGAGGAAGAGGCGGAGTTGGCCAGAAGCAACAAGAAAGTGAAGGACTATCACCATGCCGGGTTCAATGAAGGCTCTAGAGAGAGCTCTCCAACCCCAGGGCAACAAAGTTCTGGCTCCTTTGCCAGAGCCTCATTCAAGGAAAAGCTGGTGGGCGAAATGCCAGGGGCTTATGTAAatgcttttgattttgagaGTCTTATGGAGGAGGATGATTTTTCTGATGGTGAGGGTAGCGAGGCAACCGGTCAGATTCCAGAAGGTTGGGTCACTGTCAAGCTTACGAAGGAAACCAGACGGCGCATTAGTGGCCCCCTGTCAAAAGCTATAATAGTGAAACTGATTGGAAGAACAAATAGCCTCATCTACATGCGAACCAAACTAAGCCAAATGTGGAGACCATCAAGTAGGATGGACTGTGTGGATCTTGGGTATGGTTTTTTTCTAGTCAGATTCTTTGCTAAGGAGGATTTGGATAATGTTTTAAGAAGAGGGCCATGGTTTATAGGTGACCAATTTTTATCTATTAGGCCGTGGGAACCCTTCTTTAAACCTTCAACGGCGAATGTCTCACTCATTGCGGTTTGGATCAGACTGGGTGAGCTCCCTTTTGAGCTTTATGAAGCAGAGGTTTTAAAGCAGATTGGAGAATCCATTGGTAAGGTACTGAGAATTGATTCTCACACAGCCATGGAGGCTCGTGGCAAATATGCTAGACTATGCATACAGATTGATATCAACAAACCTCTAGTGAACACCATCCTTATTGGACGATTTGAACAGGTTGTGACCTATGAGGGCATCCAAAGTCTTTGCTTCTCCTGTGGGAGACTTGGACACAAGGTGGAGGCGTGTCCTGACACCATTCGCAAGGGTAAGGAGAAGATGGGTTCGGAAAAGATGGGTTCGGAGGAAGCTGTGGTCGCGCCGGATGGCCGTGATGGTACATCACGTGAGTCGCATGTTGGCCATTCCACAACGGCAAATAAGGACAGTACGGAGGTGAGAGAGGAATCGAAACCGGATGGGCAATATGGGCCGTGGATGGTGGTAAGTAGAAGGACGAATGGGCGTAAAGGGACAAGAGCAAATTTCAATACAGAAGGTACTGGAAATTCTGGCCGGAATAGTGCTGCTTAA